The genomic stretch tcttctgttcacgAGGCCAAGTAGCTTCCTCATCGGAgagaagcttctcgtccACGTCGGGATCTGATACTGAATGGCGCATTTTGCCTTGGGTTTCGTGAAGAACAGATTACTCAACCGCAAGAGAGATGAAGGGAATAAGAAACAAGGGCGATATAAAGTCGGTGTACGCAGGGTGGCAGGAAATTCCAAAACAGCTGTTTAATTATGGCGTTGAGGGAGGCCAACTCATATACGGGGGCCCCACAGGAAATCAATGGTAGGGTACGGAAATCGACAAGTTGCAACCGagtatattaaaaatagTAAGACAAGGCCCACCATTTCCGCTGAGATCCCCGAGGCAACTACCTTGGGCTGGGTAAGACAACTGCACGCCTAACTGCATGTATGTCTCAGTGGTTAATCTAGGCTGCAGATGACGAATAGAGTCGATCAATACGAGTGGCTCTTGGCCTGCGGAGAAGCTTGGAGACCCATCCACTCCACAGTCGAGACTGCGGTCCATGAGACAATGATGTAAGGCAGATCGTCTCCAAGATTAGTTCTCTACTGCAAATTCACTGCCTTTCCTATCTAGTTTCTGCCCGGTTCAGTCTTTTTGCCGGTATCTCCGGTCCTGTGTGGCGACTACCCCTCGACTGCAGGGACTTGCTGGCTTGGGACTTGGCTAAGGTGGGATTTTCTGCGGGTCAGGAAGGTAGCACTGCATTGTCTAGCCACAATGTATCATCCGGAACTGTTGTTATTGGTACGAAGGACGGATTGAGCAGCTCGTGTCCTGGTGGTTCATCCGACTCAGAGACATGCCCAATGGCAGTGCTGAGGCAATTACGAGATAGAGTAACCGTTATGAGTCTATATTTTTAGAATCCTTTCCATACTGGCTTATACAGAACTCGGAGATCATATATAAATATGTGCCTCTGCCCTCGACGATCAGCTTCTATCCATCAACACTCTGAACCAGACATCTCTTTCGCGATCGTCAAAGTTAGACACTCTTCAAGATGCACTTTACTAGCAAGTCCCTCCTGCTCGCTCTGAGCACTCAGCTCTTGGCTGTGAGCGCTGCTCCAGTCTCGAGTGCCTCCACCTCTGAGGTCAGCCAGCCCACGCCCCCTGCCGGGGTTGCTCAGTATGGCAACTATGGAGACTATGGCAAGTACGGCAACTACGCTTCCTACGGCACATACAAGAGAGATGATGTCCCTGAGGGTGACGGCGAAGATACTGAGCCTTCCACCACGACTTCGCCTACCGAAACCCCTACCCAAACTCCTATCAACTATGGCAACTACGGCAACTACGGCAAGTACGGACAGTATGGCTCCTATGGGGCGTACAACCTCGAGAAGAGAGACGACAGCAGCTCCACGACCACCTCTTCTACTACCTCCACACCCACTGAAACACCTATCAGCTACGGAAACTATGGCGACTACGGGAACTACGGTGGCTACGGCTCTTACGGGTCGTACAAGCGGGACGAGGTCCCCGAACCTGAAGAGAGCACGACTACTACCACATCTTCGACCCCTACTAGTACCCCTGTGAACTACGGGAGCTACGGTAACTACGGCCAGTATGGCTCCTACGGAAGCTATTCCGAAGCTGCTGTCGCTCAAGAATAAGCTAAGAGTGACGGTTGTGACCATGTAACACGGTCGCACTTATGTGTAACGAGGCAACAGCCACTATGAACGAAATGTACCGAATGATGACTTCCAGCCCATGGTCGCCAAGGCTGTCAGCATGAATTGAAAACGTGAGACTGCCAGGGGGGAGTTCAGCAAGGGATGTGTTACCGTTATTTGTGCAATCAGTAAGGATGGCCGTTGGAAAGGATGGATTGGATGGGAACACTTCACGTGGACGAATGATAATGCTTATTGAACATTCTTATCTTGGGTCATATGTCACTAGTTAATTAAAATAGCATAAATATGTTGTGATTTCTGTGTGCCTGCCAAATAGTGTTTTGATCTGTAGGAAAAGTTGACTTGGCGAGGCTTAGCCGTACTAGCGAGGGCCAACACTGAGAACCCTTCTCATAAATTTGTGACAATCTCACCTTGACACAGTGAGATTGGACAATGCACAAGCCTGGATTACAGGATTCCCCGGGGATCGGCATATTTGGCGATGATTCTTACCCCATGAGTCATGGATCTGCAATAATTCAGCTGGCGGCCGACTCCGGCCTCCACTCAAGCCTGATAATCGGGCCTCTCTGCAAAGCGTATATGTTACGCTGATTGCTCCTCGGGCCGATTTAAACTACAATGGGATTTAAAATCTGACAAGTCCCCCTGTCCTGGTTCGTTCTCcttaaaagaaaaaaaagaagcgtTTTCCCTGACTCTTGCTCTGACTCCTCGGAGCAGCCCATTCATCACCATGGGTTTCTTAGGTCAGTGACCGACGCGTTTGCGACGCTACACATTTTACTAATTTATCGCAGAGCCAGAGAAGCCCTCCGATGGCGAGCTGTCGCCAGAGGCCCCACGATCCCCGATTAACGAGCGCAAGCTGATGGCCAAAATCGACTGGCACGTCGTACCGTGCTTGTGTCTCATGTATTTGCTCGCATTCTTGGACCGGTCAGTGGGAATGCGACTTCTACTTATGCGCCGATACTAACCGAATGCGCCGACAGAGTGAACATCAGTAACGCGGCGATTCTGGGTTTACAGGAAGACCTGAATATCGAGACGGGCACGAAATACAACACCGCGTTGACGATCTTTTTTGTTCCCTACATTATTTTCGAGATCCCGTCGAACATtttgatgaagaagctgaagcctCATCTTTGGTGTACGACCTCCCTGAGACATTCATGAGTCGAACGAATATTGACGGTCGCAACAGTGTCATTATGTATGTTTGGGTTCGGCTTGGTCATGGTCTGCCAGGGTCTGGTGCAGAACTGGGGAGGACTGATGACTACTCGCTGGTTCTTGGGCATGTTTGAGACCGGTTTATTTCCTGGTTGTATGTTCGACTTACCCGGTTTTTACGGTGGCAAGCTAACCGCGCAGGTTTCTATCTGATGGGCATGTGGTACAAGCGCAGCGAAGCTCAGAAGCGCTttagtttcttcttcagctccaccACCCTGGCAGGTGCCTTTGGTGGTCTCCTTGCCAGTGGTCTCGGCAAAATGGACGGCTTGCGCGGCTATCGAGGCTGGCGATGGGTGTTTATTATCGAAGGTGTCCTGACCTGCGTGGTTGCCATCATCTGCTACTTCCTGGTCACGGATTTCCCAGAAGACGCCAAGTGGCtcaccgaagaagagcgcGAATTTGTTCGCGAAAAGCTCGCTGCGGACACGGGCAAGGCTGCGCCAGATGCCGATTTAACCTTGCGCGATGTGTTGAGTGTTTTTAAGGACTGTGAGTACTTGTCGCATATCGTCCAACTTCGTCTTCGTCCTTAACCGTCGCCTCTGCAGACAAAATCTTCATCGGTGGATGGATGTACTTTGGTCAGGTTGTCACGGCCTACGGTATGCGCTCGCTGCTTTTCTTCATGTATTTGTTCGACCACTGACCTCGCAGGCTACGCGTACTTTGCGCCGACGATCATCAAGACCTACGGATACGGAGCCATCAAGACGCAGCTTTATTCGATTCCTCCCTGGGCAGCGGCATTCGGATTCTCCATGCTTGTTGCATTCCTTTCGGACAAGTTTCGCCACCGATTCGCCTTCGCATTCATCCCGATGCTCATTGCGATGGCTGGATACGGAATTCTGCTCAACATCCACGGCGAGGCGCAACGGCACGTGCAGTACGCAGCCCTATTCCTCGTCACGATGGGATGCTACAGCGCAATGCCAGTCTTGGTGTGTTGGTTTTCCATGAATTTAGGAGGTCATCGGCGACGGAGCGTGGGAACGGCTTGGCAGATCGGCTTCGGTAACAGTAAGTCTAGCTTTAGTTCTCCTATTAGAGACCAATTAACTAACCACAACTTCAGTCGGAGGAATCATTTCGACCTACTCGTTCCTCTCGAAAGACGCGCCGCTCTACCGCAACGGATACATCATCAGCTTGTCCTTCCTGTGTTTCTCAGCGGCAATGGCCGCCCTTTACTTCGTCGCGGTCTGGTTCGATAACCGGAGACGCGACCGGGCGATGGCGAACGGCACCGTCGATGCCCAGAACAACGGCGCAGAGGAGCAAGAGGAGCAATTGGGTGACATGGCGCTCACTTATCGCTACAACTATTAATTAGTAATTAATTTCGTGTGAATTGAGTCGAAATTCTTGCGTTTTGACGCGATGGACCCCGATACCGGACTGAAGGTAGCATCTGGAGAAATTCGAGCAACAATGGTCTAAGCTGAGTGTGGATCCTGAACTCGGGGTAGCAGCCGTAATATTGCCAATGAGAACACGTTCGGTGGATCTAGTAGCTCCCATACCTTGATCTAAATCCTCAGTTCCTCAATGATCAGTTGGTCTGGTCGCTGGCCTCGGCATTGAGAGTGACTCGGTGCTCCGGATAATTTGGAGCTGTGCTTCATAATTCTGGGGATTATGCGGAGTATTCCGTGCTTAACCGGGTCAACTACACTGTAGAGTCACCGCTGCTCTTTCGTACTTAACGATCTCTTCTCACGAAATACCTAGGTGGACAGGATGAACCCCCACTGACCCACTCTACAGCCTTTATGGTCTTCTCTCAGCAGGATTGAGATGAAAGTTATTATTCAATCCATATGCCGACGTCAGTATTCACAGTGCCTTTCTGTCctctttatttatttattttttctctctcaatTACCATAACCCTACTCTTCTTCACACGGCTTGGCAGGACTGTTGCGAGGAGACCCCTAGTCTTTCTTAGTAGTCAACGAGTTGTTGTATTATTGTATGAGGATGTCGCTTTTATCACCGGTCCAATAGCAAGAGGTCTTGAACGTGGTAATCGCGCGATTCTTGTTGCCATATGATCAGCATTTTCTGCCACAACCATAGCGTAGGACATCAACTTACTCTTTTCAGCCATTTCTCTACTACTCTAGGATCCTTGTGCTATATATACGAGATACAGTTCTCGAACAAGTCGACATGTGTATTCTCTGTTAAACACAGCAATATCAAACACAAATTCCACGTTTCAACAATCTGGCACTCCCTAACCACCCAAACATATCAAATCAACCATAATCCATCCCAAATAACGATATACACCCCCCAAGACCCCCTAACCAATAACCCCATCGCCAAAACCAATCCCCAGCTAAGAAAGCGGGAAGCAAGCGGAATGCCAATGCTTGGCACTCGCACAGCAACAAAGATCAAGCTCCAAGCCATTCTTGGCCTTCCAATGGGACCAAACGTCCCTTGCACGCGGTTAAACTAGAAATTGAATCCCAGTCTATCTTGTCTATCAACTGGTCTTAGTATGAGGAATGGTGGATTCAGACCATACGGAATCTCCCGTATTCTTGTAGCCGAGTCTTGGCTGATTGTATAGTTGCCATGAGCCCTGGTGTTTTGCTTTGTCAGGTTATTTGCATCTTGGCCAATTGATGACTCTGGGTACTGCACGCGATGGGACTGTCTGCTGGATGGTGTACATGTGTGtgatgggtttctttttattgGTTTTTGGGATGTGCTGGAGGGCCGGAGTTGAGAAGTCGCGCTTTCCTTCTGTTGAGGTTGACTACAGCAGTATGAAAGTGAATAGATTATCAGGTTATAAATAGGGAGATTCAGTATAATGCCAAAAGAGAATAGGAACTacttcaatatcatcattcaatATGGTGTACACATCGACCCTCCTCTCCTTACTCGCCCTATCCACAGGGACGTGGGCAAGCTACAATGCAAACCTAAACTACCGCAGCCCTTCAACCCGCCACACCGGCATGGGAATCAACATCGACTCCGTCCACCGTCGTAGTCTCGCAAAACGCGATGAAGCCCCCTTCCACCCCTCGCAGTTGAACTTCACCCATGGTGTAGCATCTGGTGACCCCTACGCGGACAGTGTGATCCTCTGGACTCGGGTCGCTCCATCCCTGGAGGCTGACAGAAGCAATGTGACTGTTTCGGGGACCGTGGGGTTGTACAATCATGATACAGAATCGTATATCAAGGCCTCGGCGCATCCTATCTGTGTCGATTATCGGGTGTATGAGGATAAAGAGGGCCGGAGGGTGGTTGATAAAGGGAGGGCTTATACGACCAGTGATATTGATTATACTCTGAAGGTATGGCGTGTGTCCTGTTTTTGGGTTATTGTGCTCACTGTCCCACAGGTAGAGGCTAGTGGATTGAAGCCGTTCACGACGTACTGGTATCAGTTCCAGATTTGTAACTCGAATGTGACTAGTCCGCTTGGACGGACCAAGACCGCCCCGGGTGCCGATGATGCTACTGAGGAGATTAACTTGGCTGTTTATTCTTGCAGTAATTACCGTATGTGCGCAATTCTCTACTGTATTGTCGGTGCTAACAAAACTAGCGAATGGATATTTCAACGCGTATGGAAATGCCGTCCGGAAGGACAGCGTCGACTATGTGCTCCACCTTGGAGATTACATTTATGAATCTAAGAAGGGTGTGGTCGGACAGGATGAGAGAGCTGTTCGACCGGAGCGAGAGATCTTCTCCCTCTATGATTATCGGACTCGGCTTGGACATGTACGAACCGTCCTCACTGATCTCATTATAATCCCTACTAAAGATTCATAGTATCGCACTGATCTCGACCTTGCCGCATCCCATCAGAACTTTGCCTGGATCCCTGTCTGGGATGATCACGGTATGACCATCCATTCAGCCTGCTAACACCTCACTAACGATATAGAAATCGCCGACAACGGCTACAGAGACGGTTTCAGCCGTCTCAACAACACAGAAGAATCTTTCCGCAATGACAGCCCTCAAATCAGCGTCGACCAGCGCAAGATGAACGCCGTCCGGGCGTACTTTGAGTGGATGCCTCTTCGGTTTGTCACCCTGACTCGGTTCTGGGACCATAATCCTAATATTGCTCTAGTCAAGTCGACATGGATGACGGTCTCCGCATTTGGCGCTCTTTCAAGATGGGAAACCTCTTTGATTTAATCATGTTGGATACTCGGAATTACGATCGCAGCATTACTGacctttgtatgtatgttcctttgagcgaagacgaagctAACCTGTCAGATTGGAATACGGATTATATCGAAGAGATCCACAACGATGCCGGTCGGACCCTGATGGGAGGTCGTCAGGAGTCGTGGTTCGAGAAGCAGTTGACGGCGTCTAATCAGCGCGGCGCGAAGTGGCGTATTATCGGGAGTCAGCTCCGTTTTGCTCGTTTGGGACGGGAGACTAATGGCGAGGTTACTTATAACATGGATTCTTGGGAGGTGAGTATCCCATTTCTCTTAGACGGTCAAGTTACTGACGGAGTAGGGCTACCGTGCGAACCAAAACCGCACGCTCAAGCACCTGTATGATAACAACATCGGCAACAATATTATGATCGCGGGCGATACACATGTCAACTGGGTGAGTCTTCTAATAACGGTATAGGTGTAGTTACTAACTGGAACAGGTGAGCGACATTGCCTGGATCGGTGAGAAGCCTTATGACGGCAACACCGGTGTTGGTGCCATCGGAGTCGAATTTGCTGGTACAGCGGTCAGCAGCTCCGGGTTTGGGGGAACGATCAACAGCGCAGAGCAAACTGCTGCTTCTTATGCGAGAAACGAGGATCTGCAGTGGAATGAAGGCTACTACCGCGGGTACTTTGAGCTGCGGATGAGACAGGACGAGGTGGAGGCGAAATACTTTGGTAGGCTGGATGGTACTCTGGATAGACATGCATACTAACTGATAGTATAGGATGCCCTACTGTGGCTACCCGGAATAGCTGGGAAATTCCTCTGGCCAACTTTACCGTCAAGCATGACGATAACCATCTGAGTCGGCCTATTGCTGGTGGACAGGTGGAAGCGGGTTTTGTCCATCAGGGCGAGGTGAAGCACAGTAACCTTACGCTGAACACTGACACGGGCGAGTGGCAAGTCATTGGGTTTGATCAGATGTTTGTCAAATATCAGTAGTTGGTTTATGTATAATTGTAGACTGTTTGAAACACCCAAGTTCAGGGGACCTTTcttcaaaaaaaaaaaaacatatACTATACATTGGTTCATTCTGAGTCCAATATTCAACATTATTACTTTGGCAGAATAGACTTTTACTAGTTCAAGTGGTGTACTGGGAAATCCTGCACGTGCAAAGACCACGAGATGTCCCCAGCCCTAAGGTGCATCATACCCTCACCAGTCAGAAAAGATCATACCGAACCTCTCTCATGTATCACAAAGTCGAAAGCTCAAGAATCACATCAGCACAATACAAATGAAAGTACACAGACCAACCAATACACCAGAAAAGGGGTCATGACATTTACCCTGTAAAACCCAACACAATCCCAAACACAACCTACAACACTCCTCTCACAAAAAGACCGCCAACATAGCTACCAACTGTTCATAACCTAGcctataataatataatccCCAACATAAAAGAATACCCACAAATTCACATGGATGCCCACCGCCACACCCGAAAGGATCGGACAGACACATGGTCCCACATTTAATCCAAGTGGCCATTGTCCCCgtttctcatctttccaAAACAGTCCCATTGGGCATAGATTGACCCTGCCAGACCCACTGCCGATTCGTCCGGTTATCAATCAGCCTGGGTTAAGTTTTAGGCGGCTTTGTGTTCTATtctgttctttgcttttaAGTCgatcttgtctttctcttttcatttaCTTGACTTGACTTGACTTACTCTACTTACTCTCCACTCTACTCTACTATTCTCAATATATTCATTCATTTGTCTATTTGTCTAttgagatatagatacagaTACTATCTATAATCAATCATTCATTCTACCACAATATAATATCCTCATAATCAAAAGAGACGAAACCAGACCAAAAGGTCCGTCCCCCCCATTTCCATCCTACCCAACCCTCAGACCCCAAATCCAACTCAACTAACAAACGAAACAAAGCATATAAAAGAATCAAAATGGTCCTCATCACCCGCGGCATCTCCCTCACCAACTTCCTCGTCGCATCCTCCGCCCTCGCCTTCCAGGTCTTCGTCCTGTATCCCTGGCACAAGCAGCTAGACGAGAGCTTCGAggacctgaagaaggagcatTTGAAGGTTCTGCAGGTTTTGGATCGGGTTGAGCATGGCAAGACGGGTGGCTCGGGGGGGAGTATTCGGGAGCAGATTGAGTTGAAGAGACAGGGGCTTTAGAGTATTTATTATCTTTATCTTGGGTTTGGGTCGAGGAGAGTTGGGCATAGACTGTATACTGTATAGTCTTATAGAGGATAGATTTATGAATGgtattattctttttgttctgggtTATAGCGGTCTGGTGTGAGTTTCCTCGTTTATTGTATTCATTCAATTTTGTATGGAAAATTTCGTAGGAATTGTAGATGTTAATTCGATTCCAGGGGATTCGCCATACTTTGTTCGATGTTGACGGTTTGTCGGCTCCGACCTGGGCCGAGTCGGGTCCGACTCTGGGCCGAGATATCTCCTTTCTTAGTTTATCTACTCTCTAGATTGTCTGGACAAGATACGATATACTGTGAAcgttgtatgtacatcctTCTCTATAATCGATCTACGGGGATCGGTATCTGAACAGTCGTGATTCATCTAGATCCTAGGTTTCGGACGATCGCTGCCAACATCAGAAGACGCTCCATCCAGTCATCGCGGTCATTCTTTACATGCACTTTCACACAATAAAACATCCATTCAACAACAAATTTTAAAAGGGAAGTCAACCCACTATGCAAACAAGTACTTGGCCGCGTGTTCCACGTGGTCATCCGCGAACGTCGCCATCGTGTAGTAGCTGTGGTCGTAGTCAGGCTGGTAGCGGACCTTCAGACCCTCGACGCCCGCCTCCTTGGCCGCCTTCTCGAGGTTCTCGGGCAGAAGCTGGCCCTGCTTGTAGAAGTTGTCGCCGGTGCCCTGTTTCGTTTAGTATGGGTCAACAACAGATTAAATAACCAACACATACCACGTCAATGAGCACATCCAAAGGTCCCTTCCACTTCTTCACGAGCTCCGTTGCGTCGTGCTCCTTCCACTTCTCCTGCTGGTCCTCGCCAAAGTAGCCGCCAAAGGCCTTCTGGCCCCATGGGCAGTTGAtggggttggagatgggtgCAAAGGCGGAGACGGACTTGTACTTGCCGGGGTTGCGGAGGAACTATCCGGTATCAATATTTGTGCATAGCCTCCGACGTAAGACGTAAACATACCAGAGTCAAAGCACCATGACCACCCATGCTGTGACCGGTGATACTGACACGGCTCTCATCTAGCTGGGGGAACGCGGCAAAGACGGTCTTGGGCAGCTCCTCCGTCACATAGGTGTACATGTTGTATCCACCCTTGTAGGGGTCCTTGGTGGCATCGACGTAGAATCCGGCACCGGTACCGAAGTCCCAGGAGTCGTCCTCACCCTGGATGTTCAAGCCTCCTACATCCTTGTTAGCCGTTTCCACTCTCTTCGACATAGCTCAGTTGTTTATGGCGACATACTCGGGCTGGTGTCAGGGTACAACACGGCAATACCCTTCTTGCTGGCGCCGTGCTGGAAGAAGCCCTTCTCGGAGCAATTGTTGGCGGTGCAGGTGAGACCGGACAGGTAGATGAGGACGGGGACTTTCTGCGAGGGGTTCTGGATGGCCTGGGGCGGCAGGTAGAGGTTGAAGGACATTTCGCAGCGGGTGGAGGTGGCGGCATGGCTGAGCTTGAGGAGCTTTCCGCCAAAGGAGGCGATGGTTGCTTGCGTTGTGACGGACATGACGTGTTGTTTGATGGGGTGGAGGATGCGGaattggtgaagaagtaaaagaaaagaagaaacactTTCTATGGGGCTGAGAGAGACGGGAGTTAAATTGACGTTGGTGTGGATCAATGAGGAGTGGATGAGGGGAAGAATTGATTTAAATGAGGGGCAGAAAAACAACCCCCCACATTTAAATCTACTCCCTTATCTGCTCCCATATAAAACCATCCCCTCATCAATCATGACAGGAACTCGTACACCAAAAGGTCCCCACCTCGGGGATATTTTTACTCTTTTAGGATATATGCATAGAATACAAAATAAGTTATGATATTAAGAAAAGCTACCGTCACGCCATGAAAATGCCCTAATAACAATGCTCCTCGACCATGAAAAAGGAATCATCATAACAAAACAAAACGCTCAGTCTACCCAAATGCTTATTCCAAAAACACCGACGGAACGCCATAAATCACTGGAGCCGCTCCATTCAAATACTTCAACACACACGCCGGTCGCGACTGCGACACCGCTTCATCCAATGTCGCCCCGTCCGATCCGGCATCAAACAGTCCCCATTTCTCAAACGTAGACTGCGCAAACCGATCGATATCCTTATCGGTAACATCCCAAAGGGTCGCAACGAGCGCCGGACTGCCGGCATGAAGATAGTTCATCGGCGTGCCGTAAGGCTCGTACTCGCCCGCCTCCGTCAAGGTACCACTGCTGCACCCCATCAGGAACGCAACGGCACATTGCTCCAGTCGCTTGACCGTCCGACCCCGAATGTACTGCGCACCGCTGCCGTGTCCGAAGTACAGGAAGAGATTCGTCGTCTCCAAGCCGCGCTTGAACTCTTCTTCGCTCGGCTCGCGCTGCATAATGCCCGTCCAACCCTGCAGCTCTGAGAGATCCTTCTCAAACGTGCTTTGGGTCGTGCGAAGATCCCCAGTAGGGTTCAGAATGTAGGTGCCACTGTTGCGGTCGATGCCCACGCCCCTGGCAAGGTCCGAGTTGCGCTTGTTTTGGAACTGCAGGACTCGGTCACGTAGACATTCCAACGACGGCACACGACACACAGGGAATCCCTGGAGACATGGGAGAGACTCCCACGGGAATAGGTGTAGGGATTTATCAAGAACCAAGACGGTATGGTTCGGGGTGGGTTTGCCCCGGCGGTTGCTGGTGGCGTCATGGTAGGCCCGAACCGCGTCGAGGGTTTCAACCACCATCATATCAAAGTCAATCTCATCGTAGGCATTGCGCTCGCCCTGGAACTGTAGAATATCCACCACGAAGTACAAA from Aspergillus oryzae RIB40 DNA, chromosome 1 encodes the following:
- a CDS encoding uncharacterized protein (permease of the major facilitator superfamily), producing MATTATTASTDKPEKPSDGELSPEAPRSPINERKLMAKIDWHVVPCLCLMYLLAFLDRVNISNAAILGLQEDLNIETGTKYNTALTIFFVPYIIFEIPSNILMKKLKPHLWLSLCMFGFGLVMVCQGLVQNWGGLMTTRWFLGMFETGLFPGCFYLMGMWYKRSEAQKRFSFFFSSTTLAGAFGGLLASGLGKMDGLRGYRGWRWVFIIEGVLTCVVAIICYFLVTDFPEDAKWLTEEEREFVREKLAADTGKAAPDADLTLRDVLSVFKDYKIFIGGWMYFGQVVTAYGYAYFAPTIIKTYGYGAIKTQLYSIPPWAAAFGFSMLVAFLSDKFRHRFAFAFIPMLIAMAGYGILLNIHGEAQRHVQYAALFLVTMGCYSAMPVLVCWFSMNLGGHRRRSVGTAWQIGFGNIGGIISTYSFLSKDAPLYRNGYIISLSFLCFSAAMAALYFVAVWFDNRRRDRAMANGTVDAQNNGAEEQEEQLGDMALTYRYNY
- a CDS encoding uncharacterized protein (predicted protein) yields the protein MPTATPERIGQTHGPTFNPSGHCPRFSSFQNSPIGHRLTLPDPLPIRPVINQPGLSFRRLSYKRIKMVLITRGISLTNFLVASSALAFQVFVLYPWHKQLDESFEDLKKEHLKVLQVLDRVEHGKTGGSGGSIREQIELKRQGL
- a CDS encoding alkaline phosphatase D family protein (phosphodiesterase/alkaline phosphatase D), which encodes MPTSVFTVPFCPLYLFIFSLSITITLLFFTRLGRTVARRPLVFLSSQRVVVLFYNANLNYRSPSTRHTGMGINIDSVHRRSLAKRDEAPFHPSQLNFTHGVASGDPYADSVILWTRVAPSLEADRSNVTVSGTVGLYNHDTESYIKASAHPICVDYRVYEDKEGRRVVDKGRAYTTSDIDYTLKVEASGLKPFTTYWYQFQICNSNVTSPLGRTKTAPGADDATEEINLAVYSCSNYPNGYFNAYGNAVRKDSVDYVLHLGDYIYESKKGVVGQDERAVRPEREIFSLYDYRTRLGHYRTDLDLAASHQNFAWIPVWDDHEIADNGYRDGFSRLNNTEESFRNDSPQISVDQRKMNAVRAYFEWMPLRQVDMDDGLRIWRSFKMGNLFDLIMLDTRNYDRSITDLCMYVPLSEDEANLSDWNTDYIEEIHNDAGRTLMGGRQESWFEKQLTASNQRGAKWRIIGSQLRFARLGRETNGEVTYNMDSWEGYRANQNRTLKHLYDNNIGNNIMIAGDTHVNWVSDIAWIGEKPYDGNTGVGAIGVEFAGTAVSSSGFGGTINSAEQTAASYARNEDLQWNEGYYRGYFELRMRQDEVEAKYFGCPTVATRNSWEIPLANFTVKHDDNHLSRPIAGGQVEAGFVHQGEVKHSNLTLNTDTGEWQVIGFDQMFVKYQ
- a CDS encoding S-formylglutathione hydrolase (esterase D); the encoded protein is MSVTTQATIASFGGKLLKLSHAATSTRCEMSFNLYLPPQAIQNPSQKVPVLIYLSGLTCTANNCSEKGFFQHGASKKGIAVLYPDTSPRGLNIQGEDDSWDFGTGAGFYVDATKDPYKGGYNMYTYVTEELPKTVFAAFPQLDESRVSITGHSMGGHGALTLFLRNPGKYKSVSAFAPISNPINCPWGQKAFGGYFGEDQQEKWKEHDATELVKKWKGPLDVLIDVGTGDNFYKQGQLLPENLEKAAKEAGVEGLKVRYQPDYDHSYYTMATFADDHVEHAAKYLFA